Below is a genomic region from Venturia canescens isolate UGA chromosome 1, ASM1945775v1, whole genome shotgun sequence.
tttccactttttatgTTGCATCTTCGTTGCACGTGGCGATTGATATTCCTCGAATCGCAAGATTTCATTTCGTAAAGAAAAGATCAAACCCATACACGGACTCGTTCATTCCGTTTTTGTAAATATAATTATTTCTAGTCATTAAATTAACGTTATACATTGCCAAACAACGTCCTTGCCGTCGTACCTCGTGAAAAAAGACAGAATGAGATCACTGATGTTATGATAAAATTTGTTCCCCCGACGCTTGTGTTTTGTGGAGCCAGCACATTCAGTTGCAGAGAAAACTCAAAGATTTTCGGCACTGCATTATTTCGCGATCGAATTAAGTTTTTTAGCGTTTGCTGTGTTACTCGAATCTGCGGTTACTATTAACGCGAGTCATTTCGTCTGAACTTCATAACAGGAATGAAATAACGAATGACGTAACTGCAGCTTCGTTTTTCGTCTGATTCGAGAATTTCGTTCTGCTGGCTTACGAAtttaagaaaaatttcattttacggataaaaattttcgatgaCTCTTATGTTTACGAGAAAGGCGTTAGCGAAAAGagtgaaacgatgaaaaatacgaTTGAATTGGTTTATTCTCAATGTCCAGAACGGTTCGTCGAGTGATTGGCAAAGTGATGTATATAGCGAGAATTGGTGGATTTTCAAGAAAccataaaaagtaaaaaaactgaCGAAATTGCAGAAAATTAGCAAAATAATTGATAACAAAAGAAACTCAAATTCTGAAGTACTTCTGCCTACATATTAATAGTCAAATTCGATGTGCTCATTGAGCCAGACTCGATAGTTTCCGTACTAAATCAGAACGGCACACTTCGTAGCGTATCTAGAAATCGCAAATTATTCAGCACTCGAATACTTGGCACTTTTTCGTCGATAAAATCATCGCAGAACCTCTACGTTCCATCGTATCGAGAGGGTTTTTCGGTTCGAAGGATCGAGGGAGGAACTGCGACTTAGGAACATTGAAATTTGTAATTAgcatgaattggtgaatctgAGGGGAGCTTAAAAATGGGTTATTGAGGCCTGATCAAAGGTGATTGATTATTATCATTCGTCGTATTCATCGTAGCTCAGAAACGATCGTTAAATTATACGCAATTCGTACTCCATCATtatcattaatattattattgttacgaAGTATGACACGCGTTATTTATGATTTACATAGAATTATAGTGCGAGGTACAGTAATGTACgacgttgaaaaatacaaacggGCACATCAAAATAGCCGACGAGATCTCCCTTCTGTATAGCTCGTTTCATTAGCTCGCTTTATCGCGCGACACTCGCGTAAGCTCttaacgtaaaaattgaagtaacgaataaTTAAATTAAAGCGAAAACGTCGATTAACTACGACGGTGCACTATAAATTaaggaataaaacaaaaatcattgCATTAATCACAGATctacggatttttttattacaaaatgtAGTAAGATCCTTCGGTAGCAATCTCGTACAATTTATATTATCTAATTTTAATTCAACGCCattgtttttactttttagtCAATTTTATGCTctaattttcatcgatttttattcctatCCACTCTTCGGTTCGTATTCGCATGGAGCTTACAcgattttcttcgatttttattcattcggtTTCGTGGATCATTTTCAACCTCCACTTGTCAACTGTCAGTCCGGTTTCATTGTTCTCCATTACGGACGTGTTACGTAGTTATTTGATAAATATTAATGGCACGGAGAGCtcagaaataaaatagaataaaaatatccgAAGTACTGGAGATCTTTCGTCGTCTTTCGAGAATAGAAAAAACTCGATGTCCTTTTAGACCCAGATCCGGACGTTCTGATCCCAAGAGCAGCTGGCCACCGCCATCCCACTGGGCGAAACACTCAATGACGTCACACGATTTTCGTGCCCTGAAAGGGTCCCTGGAAACCACGAATCGGTGAATcagttttttccttcaattacCCAGTGATTTCTCCAACTTTCTAgctctctttcgttttttatcttttattttaaggtcaaaaaaatgtttaatttcaTCGAACCTTAATAACCTTACCATTGTATTGAACTTTCAGGGTGTCCCATATGTGAATGGCGTTGTCATCGCTAgcacaaaaaatgaatcttcCACTGAGGGACAAGCCGCACGACGTGAAACCGGGATTCGAACTCGGAGGTTTGAACTGCGCCAATTGTTGGTCCGACCTCAAGTCCCAGAGACGCGCTGTCTTATCCTCCGACGCCGTTACGAATGCTTGACCCGAAGGATGATACTGCTCGAAAAATTGGATCAACATTTGAAACACGTGAGAAGACAACGTTCATGGAATTTTCAGAGGCGATCATCAGCAGATGCAATTCAAAATGTTGGCCTCAGAATTGCGTCGAATGGAATCATTTTCAAGAAGCTTCGTTGAATTCTttttaaaaagtgaaaagtcaCTCAGAAAATGGATTCAGCAGGCTCGAAAGCCCCAAAGCATTGACTCATGCATTTGaatggaaaggaaaaaaaaactgaaaaaacctactgcacggagagaattcaatttgaaaaattaccgtgaGTCACTATGGTGCGGTGATGAGCTGCAATTCATGATATTATTGTGGGAGaaatattgcattttttttataaattaaggtaactgcatgctagtcaaatgaatgctaaattttcaaaacgcttttagaccaagttcaacgtaccgattaaatgtattgttagtggattcgtattacagcatatcttattaccatgtaaaaatattaaaaaggctagttttgcaaaaccatcaactgataaatgtaaatttccacgctgacacattttcactggtattttttaaagatttatctccgttttttcatcgattttattgcaacacgtctcattttgttcgtccaCTAGTCCTCTGTGAATtcaccatgtagttgtttttttaacttgatcgtttcactgttgcagctaattgttcgttgagtgaaaaaactttttcattaataatttctgaagggatgaatttaaagaaaaatctacgtggtgaattcgtagaggatcaattgaggaacaaaatgagacttggtgcaataaaatcggttaaaaaatacagatgattttttggaaaatacctgtgaaaatgtgtgatcatggaaatttgcatctgtcagttgatagttttgcaaacctatcatttttaatattttttcacgttaataaaatatgcttgaatacatatctactaacaataagtttaatcggtacgttgaacttggtctaaaagcgttttggaaatttagcactcatttgactagcacgcAGTACAAGAGTTAccttaaataatatttattgttcaaAGTAGGAACTCTTACCGGAatatttagtaaattttgacatttctgcaatatttactgttataaaactgaaaattccgtaaaatattaaaaattttacagcgcgttacaggaattaatacttttcgttaacttgtccCGTAGTCAAATATGTCACGATCAATTTTACATTTCACATTTACATTTACACACCCAAATAATTTTACATTACACACAATGAAACGGAGCCTTTGCGCAATCACACCCactattatcaataaaaaaatatgcaaaaatTCATGATCAATCACTAGACTGTACTTTTGAATTAAGAACagaaatttcttatttttaatcattttttttttcatcaaatatcGAGCAATGTCCCACGCTCATCGGACGAAAACGACCCCCGTTCACGGCTCGAGGGTTAATTCTCTCCGCGTGGTCGACCAGTTATTGCAGTCGCGCTGTCGAGAACCTTgtacgataaaaaatttcgtaatttttgtaAAAGTCTATTGAACTATAATTTTTGAGGTGTTAAAACTGTTCCAAATGTCGAGCTACTTTAAAGAATAATTTTGTAGCACGAACTTTGAAAAGATCattaaactcattttttttcgtccagccgaatcaattttttttatttttcatcattttattagaataattcaaagatttttcaatcgttcgtgacttaaaaaaatttttttcgattctgtTGTTTTTAGTTGACCTTCGAAGCGAATCGTCGTAAAGAGGAATTTATCAGTGCTATCCTGAGTAGTTTGCAAGTCATAAATCATCAGACTTATCGACAAACGCCGTTTTGATCGGAGACGCACATCAATGGGAAGAGGAAGGAAGAGAATTTTATCGCACTTGAATCAACAGCGAAATTTCGTCCGTTAGCACAGCTGCTCGTTTCGAGAGAAATTTCCTCAACGTTTTAAACGTTCATTCTCGACCAATACCACGATTtagttttatcaattttttcccatAATCACGAGAAAATGATGCTCGTAAATTCGGCTACTCACACAAACCGAATTGACGTCAGCTTCGTGGCCGAAGAAAGTCTGTTTGGCTTTCTCCTCCCTCACGTCCCACAGCTTGCAAGTACGATCCACCGATCCGGTAATGTAAGTGTTGCTATCAGGGGCGAGACTGATACTGACAACGTCACCAGCGTGGGCTGCAAAATCTGTCGTCTTCTTGCCCGCCTCAAGATCCCACATGCAtctttgaaatggaaaaagaacgaTTTGAGTCCATCAAAACTCTtataattgataaattttcacaaaaaatgaaacgagaaTTGAGAAACAttgtttttccaaatatttcacaattttttcatcaaatttttctttacattttCATGTCACCGGAGCCTGTGATGAGCGTTTTGTCATCGAAGAATCTGCACGACGACAAGAAGCCCTCGTAGCCCAGCAGCTCTCGAACTATTTTCGCGGATCCGGTAGAGTCTCGGTTATTGACGTCGTAAACCGTGCACATGTTATCCATACCACCGCACGCTACGAAGTTACCGGAAGGCGCAAAAGCCACGGACATTACCCAGGCCGAGCGCAATGGAATTACCTGCACCTTGTTGCCGGTCCACGAGTCCCAAATTATCAACTTTCCGTCGAGTGAGCCTGTCACACAATGCCTGGGGGCAAAAAGTATTCttatttcatcatatttatACGAGTGCTTTGGAAATTATGGAGATTTAAAGCTTCTTCTTGCTCGAATGATTCAGATTCAGTGTGGGGAAAAAGCTCATTTTTCGCAGTAAAGAAAACTCGCTTTAAGGCGTTTAAAAGCGACGAATTGGTCGATGCAGCAATCGAACAAGCTCTTGGTCTCTGAATCATTCTAGTCGATTTTCCGGAGTGCAATTCCTATCACTGAAATTATTTGACTCCACTCGCGAATCGAAGTGCGTCGATAGAAACGTTTTTGGCTTTTCGACAGCATTTTTCTCTGAGCGAGCATTAGGAAAAGTGATTTACCAATCCCTAGTTAATTAAACATAGCGATTTCAATGGATATTTCGAGTTCATTGAATTTCAGTCCCTTTGGACaatcaaataaatattgttacagaggttttttttcaaactgtaCGAGCATTTATTTCCAGCAGAAACGATGAT
It encodes:
- the Gbeta76C gene encoding guanine nucleotide-binding protein subunit beta-2 → MGKDDPETAALKKELEDLINKCKEDQKKQQDANIEEACGSVGAAPKVKLATKKLLKGHINKVNSVHFSGDSRHCVTGSLDGKLIIWDSWTGNKVQVIPLRSAWVMSVAFAPSGNFVACGGMDNMCTVYDVNNRDSTGSAKIVRELLGYEGFLSSCRFFDDKTLITGSGDMKICMWDLEAGKKTTDFAAHAGDVVSISLAPDSNTYITGSVDRTCKLWDVREEKAKQTFFGHEADVNSVCYHPSGQAFVTASEDKTARLWDLRSDQQLAQFKPPSSNPGFTSCGLSLSGRFIFCASDDNAIHIWDTLKVQYNGTLSGHENRVTSLSVSPSGMAVASCSWDQNVRIWV